The following proteins are encoded in a genomic region of Acidobacteriota bacterium:
- a CDS encoding CusA/CzcA family heavy metal efflux RND transporter: MLDWIIRFSLSNRLLVCLLSIVLIGFGVVALNRLPVDAFPDTTPVQVQINTVAPSLNPLEIEQQITQFVELSIGGLPGLQNVRSVSKFGFSQVVATFDDSVSIYLARQLISERLAGVELPEGIRRPQLGPIATGLGEVFHYLVTTDNPERTLIELRELHDWVVKPELRKVRGVAEVNSWGGFEKQFQVVVEPERLIKYGLTFHSVFAALEANNRNVGGGQVVMSGEALLVHGLGLATTLEQIGNIVVVSHDGTPIRVRDIGSVQIGHETRRGAVSADGEGETVLGLGFMLMGENSHVVTRELKKQLAEAQKALPDDVRLEVVYERTDLIGKVIRTVKHNLLAGALLVIAVLFVFLGNLRAGLIVAVAIPLSMLFAGTLMVQTGIAASLLSLGAIDFGLIVDSSVIMVENCARRAARRKNTSWMDTIREAAIEVRKPTLFGELIIMIVFLPILALEGVEGKLFRPMALTMIFALLGSLVLSLSLMPVLASLFLSRRIKEQEPWSIRVAQRVYSPILDLALRWRKITLAGATVLVVLAVGIASRTGGEFLPKLGEGTLVVNVIRLAGVHVDEAAASNTLLERLILEEFPDEVERAWSRLGTAEIATDPMGIELTDIFLTLKPRREWKRARTQQGLASELEIAMRDFPGINAVITQPIEMRMNEMIAGIRSDIGIKIYGDDFETLRRLSDEVQQVLLDIPGAAEISGEQITGQPILQVTVDQDAIARYGIPTRDVLTMVEAVGNRRAGEIREGQRRFPLAVRLPDAQRTDPAALAATLVPTVAGPVLRMDQVARLEQTEGPSTIQREWGRRRITVQCNVRDRDVAGFVAEARDRIADRVKLPEEYTIEWGGQFENMERANRRLQIIVPMALGLIFIMLYLSLGSVRDMLIVATGIPLGAVGGVGALALRGLPFTVSAAIGFIALSGVAILNGLVLVTFIQQRLAAKVPLEQAVREGCRVRLRPVLMTALVAAVGFIPMAINTGVGAEVQRPLATVVIGGIVSNTLLTLVVLPTLYTSLRRDPRA; the protein is encoded by the coding sequence ATGCTTGACTGGATCATCCGCTTCTCGCTGAGCAATCGTCTGTTGGTCTGTCTGCTCTCGATCGTGCTCATCGGCTTCGGCGTTGTGGCGTTGAACCGTCTCCCGGTCGATGCGTTCCCCGACACGACTCCGGTGCAGGTGCAGATCAACACCGTGGCGCCGTCCCTGAATCCACTGGAGATCGAGCAGCAGATCACGCAGTTTGTGGAGCTGTCCATCGGTGGCCTACCGGGCTTGCAGAACGTCCGCTCGGTGTCCAAGTTCGGATTCAGCCAGGTCGTCGCGACGTTCGACGATTCGGTCAGCATCTATCTGGCGCGTCAGTTGATCAGTGAGCGACTGGCGGGTGTGGAGTTACCCGAGGGCATCCGGCGGCCGCAACTGGGGCCGATCGCGACGGGTCTCGGCGAGGTATTCCACTACCTCGTCACTACGGATAACCCCGAACGCACTCTGATCGAGCTGCGAGAATTGCATGACTGGGTCGTGAAGCCGGAGCTGCGCAAAGTCCGGGGTGTGGCCGAAGTGAATTCCTGGGGGGGATTCGAGAAGCAGTTTCAGGTGGTCGTCGAGCCGGAACGACTGATCAAGTACGGGTTGACCTTTCATAGCGTGTTCGCGGCTCTGGAGGCCAACAACCGAAACGTCGGTGGGGGACAGGTCGTCATGAGCGGCGAGGCGTTGCTCGTGCATGGCCTGGGTCTTGCCACCACGCTCGAGCAGATCGGCAACATCGTCGTGGTATCTCACGACGGCACGCCCATTCGAGTGCGCGACATCGGCAGCGTCCAGATCGGCCACGAAACCCGGCGTGGCGCCGTGTCGGCGGACGGGGAGGGCGAAACAGTACTGGGGCTCGGTTTCATGCTGATGGGCGAGAACAGCCACGTCGTGACACGCGAGCTGAAGAAGCAGTTGGCCGAGGCGCAGAAGGCCTTACCGGACGACGTCAGGCTGGAGGTCGTTTACGAACGCACCGACCTGATCGGCAAGGTGATCCGCACTGTAAAACACAACCTGTTGGCCGGCGCGCTGCTAGTGATCGCCGTTTTGTTCGTCTTTCTCGGGAATCTCCGAGCGGGTCTGATCGTGGCCGTCGCGATCCCGCTCTCGATGCTGTTTGCCGGAACCCTGATGGTTCAGACGGGAATCGCCGCCAGCCTGCTGAGCCTGGGTGCCATCGATTTCGGTCTCATCGTCGATAGCTCCGTCATCATGGTGGAGAACTGTGCGCGTCGGGCGGCGCGGCGCAAGAACACGTCGTGGATGGACACGATTCGCGAAGCCGCCATCGAAGTTCGCAAGCCGACCCTGTTTGGCGAATTGATCATCATGATCGTGTTCTTGCCGATCCTGGCGCTCGAGGGAGTGGAGGGTAAGCTGTTCAGGCCGATGGCGCTGACGATGATCTTCGCCCTCCTTGGTTCGCTGGTGCTGTCCCTCTCATTGATGCCGGTGCTGGCGAGTCTATTCCTGTCTCGTAGGATCAAGGAACAAGAGCCCTGGTCGATACGTGTGGCACAGCGCGTTTACTCGCCGATCCTGGATCTTGCATTGCGTTGGCGCAAGATCACTTTGGCCGGCGCAACGGTGCTTGTCGTCCTTGCGGTCGGCATCGCCTCGCGCACCGGGGGTGAGTTTCTGCCGAAACTCGGTGAAGGCACCCTGGTCGTGAACGTCATTCGACTCGCCGGTGTCCACGTGGACGAGGCTGCTGCGTCCAATACTTTGCTAGAGCGGTTGATTCTCGAGGAGTTCCCCGACGAGGTTGAACGAGCGTGGAGCCGTCTCGGAACCGCCGAAATCGCGACCGATCCGATGGGAATCGAACTCACGGACATCTTTCTGACTCTCAAGCCGCGGCGGGAATGGAAGCGCGCCCGCACCCAGCAGGGACTGGCTTCAGAGCTCGAGATCGCGATGAGGGACTTCCCGGGCATCAACGCCGTGATCACCCAGCCGATTGAGATGCGCATGAACGAGATGATCGCCGGAATCCGCTCCGATATCGGCATCAAGATCTACGGCGACGACTTTGAAACGCTGCGACGACTGTCGGATGAGGTCCAGCAAGTCCTGCTGGACATCCCGGGCGCGGCCGAAATTTCCGGGGAACAGATCACGGGGCAGCCCATCCTGCAGGTCACCGTGGACCAGGATGCCATCGCTCGCTACGGCATCCCCACGCGGGACGTGTTGACGATGGTGGAGGCGGTCGGAAACCGGAGAGCGGGGGAGATTCGAGAGGGCCAGCGCCGCTTCCCGTTGGCCGTGCGTTTGCCGGATGCGCAGCGCACCGATCCCGCTGCGCTCGCCGCGACGCTGGTACCCACGGTAGCCGGGCCGGTGCTGCGCATGGATCAAGTCGCACGCCTCGAACAGACGGAGGGGCCGTCGACGATCCAACGGGAGTGGGGCCGGCGTCGAATCACCGTGCAATGCAACGTGCGCGATCGGGATGTGGCCGGCTTCGTGGCGGAAGCCAGGGACCGGATCGCCGACCGGGTGAAGTTGCCCGAAGAGTACACCATCGAATGGGGCGGCCAGTTCGAGAACATGGAGCGTGCCAATCGTCGCCTCCAGATCATCGTGCCGATGGCGCTGGGTCTGATCTTCATCATGCTCTACCTCAGCCTGGGCTCGGTCCGCGACATGTTGATCGTCGCGACGGGCATCCCGCTCGGCGCGGTGGGGGGAGTCGGTGCTCTCGCCTTGCGAGGTCTGCCGTTTACCGTGAGTGCCGCAATCGGATTCATCGCCCTGAGCGGCGTCGCGATCCTCAACGGGTTGGTGCTGGTGACGTTCATCCAACAACGGCTCGCGGCGAAGGTGCCGCTGGAACAGGCGGTACGAGAGGGTTGTCGCGTCCGCCTACGGCCCGTGCTGATGACCGCCCTGGTTGCCGCCGTAGGATTCATCCCGATGGCCATCAACACCGGGGTTGGCGCCGAGGTTCAGCGGCCGCTGGCGACGGTCGTGATCGGTGGGATCGTCAGCAATACACTGCTCACGCTGGTGGTCCTACCGACGCTCTACACAAGTTTAAGGAGGGATCCGCGAGCCTAG
- a CDS encoding efflux RND transporter periplasmic adaptor subunit — translation MRIKKTAGLKRHRLSLACAVMTVLLLAACSPADEQAARNADPCESAGQTEVDGATCVAHGSPVELCFICDADLRDKGRLWCGEHDRYEDRCWLCHPELEEEDRLWCGEHSLYEDECFLCHPELLEEPSEADTSEAVGSGLMCNEHGVPEQECGICHPELLTSNPSGPNLKVRLSSSESAAKAGVVVETPGIQSMADGVSCLAEFAFNQNKLMRITSLARGVVKSVDVDLGSRVRKGDLLATVSSATIGEAQGAYLRAMAERDLREAALERQRSLLAEQIASEEDYQEAAAAHHVSMSDVRQAHQWLVTLAFDELQIQALASQRSTPGVLELRAPFDGEVVARSAVQGAVVEEADVLFTLTDTSVLWATVNIPESQVSRVSVGQSVELTVESLPGRSFTGTLTWISPQVDDRTRMVQGRVEVPNAGGHLKSQMFARARIATEHADNVVVVPLSAVQNVTGTQVIFVKFLDDLFEARPVTLGVKHDGQVEIIAGLRANEPVVVAGGFALKSQLLASRLGAGCVDD, via the coding sequence ATGCGAATCAAGAAAACGGCAGGTCTGAAACGACATCGACTATCGCTGGCGTGCGCCGTGATGACGGTTCTCCTGCTCGCGGCCTGCTCTCCGGCCGATGAGCAGGCCGCTCGTAACGCCGACCCCTGCGAATCGGCAGGCCAGACCGAGGTCGACGGCGCGACGTGCGTAGCCCATGGTTCGCCCGTGGAATTGTGCTTCATCTGCGATGCCGACTTGCGCGACAAGGGACGACTCTGGTGTGGCGAGCACGACCGCTACGAAGACCGCTGCTGGTTGTGCCATCCCGAACTGGAGGAAGAAGACCGGCTCTGGTGTGGGGAGCACTCTCTCTACGAAGACGAGTGTTTTCTTTGTCACCCGGAGTTGCTCGAGGAGCCCTCCGAGGCGGATACCAGCGAGGCCGTCGGGTCGGGTCTGATGTGCAACGAGCACGGCGTGCCCGAGCAGGAGTGCGGTATCTGTCACCCCGAATTGCTGACGTCGAATCCGTCAGGACCGAACCTGAAAGTACGCCTCTCCTCGTCTGAGTCTGCAGCGAAGGCGGGTGTTGTCGTGGAGACGCCGGGGATCCAGTCGATGGCGGATGGCGTGAGCTGTCTCGCCGAGTTCGCGTTCAATCAGAACAAGCTGATGCGGATCACGTCGCTGGCGCGTGGTGTCGTCAAGAGCGTCGATGTGGATCTGGGAAGCCGGGTCCGAAAGGGCGATCTCCTGGCGACGGTGAGCTCCGCGACCATCGGCGAAGCGCAGGGCGCCTACCTTCGAGCGATGGCCGAACGTGACCTCCGGGAGGCCGCGCTCGAGCGTCAACGTAGCCTGCTGGCCGAACAGATCGCATCCGAGGAGGACTATCAGGAGGCGGCGGCGGCACACCACGTATCGATGTCGGACGTGCGGCAGGCGCACCAGTGGCTAGTGACGCTCGCGTTCGACGAGCTCCAGATTCAAGCACTGGCCAGTCAGCGGAGCACGCCCGGAGTTCTCGAGCTTCGGGCACCCTTCGACGGAGAGGTCGTCGCGCGCAGCGCGGTCCAGGGGGCCGTGGTGGAAGAGGCAGACGTTTTATTCACACTAACGGACACGTCTGTGCTCTGGGCCACGGTGAACATCCCCGAATCACAGGTGTCGCGCGTTAGCGTGGGGCAGTCGGTGGAACTCACCGTCGAGTCGCTACCGGGTCGCAGCTTCACTGGAACGCTCACGTGGATCTCGCCGCAAGTGGACGATCGGACACGAATGGTACAGGGGCGGGTCGAAGTCCCCAATGCCGGCGGACACCTCAAGTCGCAGATGTTCGCGCGCGCACGAATCGCGACCGAACACGCGGACAACGTGGTCGTCGTACCGCTGTCGGCCGTGCAAAACGTGACCGGAACCCAGGTCATCTTCGTGAAGTTTCTCGATGATCTCTTCGAAGCCCGGCCGGTGACGCTCGGGGTCAAGCACGACGGCCAGGTCGAGATTATCGCCGGCCTGAGAGCGAACGAACCCGTGGTCGTTGCCGGAGGCTTCGCCCTGAAGTCCCAGCTCCTTGCCTCGCGACTGGGTGCGGGCTGTGTTGACGACTAG
- the argF gene encoding ornithine carbamoyltransferase, producing MAINLTQRSFTKLLDFTPQEIQYLLDLSRDLKKSKYAGSEQQALRGKNVVLIFEKTSTRTRCAFEVAAFDQGAQVTYMGGGSQMGHKESVKDTARVLGRMYDGIEFRGFRQTDVEDLARYSGVPVWNGLTDEFHPTQILADFLTMHEHGGGKELQKIKYAYLGDARNNMGNSLLVGGAKMGMDIRLVAPKQFWPEDALVETCQAIAKETGARITLTEDVEAGVKGADFLYTDVWVSMGEAKEAWTKRLKLMTPYQINLDVIAKTGNKDVKFMHCLPAFHNTETQVGREIEAEHGLSALEVNDDVFESDYNISFDQAENRMHTIKAVMVATLV from the coding sequence ATGGCCATCAACCTGACCCAACGCTCGTTCACCAAACTCCTCGATTTCACCCCGCAAGAGATCCAGTACCTGCTCGATCTCTCCCGCGATTTGAAGAAGAGCAAGTACGCCGGCTCGGAGCAGCAAGCGCTGCGGGGCAAGAACGTCGTCCTGATCTTCGAGAAGACCTCGACCCGCACACGATGCGCCTTCGAGGTCGCGGCCTTCGACCAGGGCGCCCAGGTCACCTACATGGGCGGCGGCTCGCAGATGGGACACAAGGAGTCGGTCAAGGATACCGCCCGGGTCCTCGGTCGGATGTACGACGGGATCGAGTTCCGCGGCTTCCGACAGACCGACGTGGAGGATCTAGCCCGCTACTCCGGCGTCCCGGTCTGGAACGGACTGACCGACGAGTTCCACCCCACACAGATCCTCGCCGACTTCCTGACGATGCACGAGCACGGCGGCGGCAAGGAACTCCAGAAAATCAAGTACGCCTACCTGGGCGATGCCCGCAACAACATGGGCAACTCGCTGCTGGTCGGCGGAGCCAAGATGGGCATGGACATAAGGCTGGTGGCGCCGAAGCAGTTCTGGCCCGAAGACGCGCTGGTTGAGACCTGTCAGGCGATTGCGAAGGAGACCGGCGCCAGGATCACCCTGACCGAGGATGTGGAAGCCGGGGTCAAGGGCGCCGACTTCCTCTACACCGATGTCTGGGTCTCGATGGGTGAGGCCAAGGAGGCCTGGACCAAACGGCTTAAGCTGATGACGCCCTACCAGATCAACCTGGACGTGATCGCGAAGACCGGCAACAAGGACGTGAAGTTCATGCACTGCCTGCCGGCGTTCCACAACACCGAGACCCAGGTCGGTCGAGAGATCGAGGCCGAACACGGCCTCTCCGCCCTGGAGGTCAACGACGACGTCTTCGAATCGGACTACAACATCTCCTTCGACCAGGCCGAGAACCGGATGCACACCATCAAGGCGGTCATGGTGGCGACGCTGGTCTGA
- a CDS encoding TonB-dependent receptor codes for MTPSIFALVLFAFAGGASLEGRIVTPGGEPAPQVRVLLVELHRTVFTDDDGRYAFVDLEPADYHVQAVSPGLGSGVAEISVVAGINRLNLELSISPHQEQIVVSATRSGRGSSELVQPVTVLDKVELAGKMQSTIGETLAQEPGMSQTFFGSGASRPVIRGQSSSRVRVLEGGLGVGDASATSPDHAVASDALVADQIEILRGPSTLLYGSTAVGGVVNVIDSRIPDHAPNRPLGGSMHVSQGTVADETAAAVALDGGFNQFAWHIDTLNRDAGDYSSGDGRLPNSAREATGATLGMSWVGDGSYVGVSARRFNTLYGIPVELEPGSPIEIDLEQTRYDLRGDFHVDWGFIEEVQFTAGSNDYEHKELEGSEIGTRFLVDSSEGRLEFHHRETDALTGIIGVQLSDKDQVAIGEEAFLPPSETSQRAIFALERLDGGAVDLEFGLRFENTELKATANPDRRFDGLSASFGLLWPPNDGFALGFSIARAERAPTAEELYSDGAHLATFSYEVGDPTLELETSLGIDLSLRKRTGRLTGELTLFANRYDGYVFESPTGQVIDTLPVFQFSQADAEFYGLELDLLIELMEARSKHDLDLRLFGDMVRAELTDTGIPLPFIPASRVGLGLQYTDGSWDGEFQILRTSDQDRVPGFITTTDGFTSIDVSVGRRIIHDGLVHKLTLRGSNLTDELARAATSRVKDLVPLPGRDVRLTYTLFF; via the coding sequence ATGACCCCATCGATTTTTGCGCTTGTTCTTTTCGCGTTCGCCGGCGGTGCCAGTCTCGAGGGACGCATCGTTACCCCCGGCGGTGAGCCTGCGCCCCAGGTCCGTGTCCTACTGGTAGAACTCCATCGCACGGTGTTTACCGACGACGACGGTCGCTACGCGTTCGTCGATCTCGAGCCGGCGGACTACCACGTCCAGGCCGTCAGTCCAGGACTGGGCAGTGGTGTGGCCGAGATCTCGGTCGTCGCGGGCATCAATCGGCTGAATCTCGAGCTAAGTATCTCTCCGCACCAGGAGCAAATCGTCGTCTCCGCAACGCGATCCGGTAGGGGGAGCTCTGAACTTGTTCAACCGGTCACCGTCCTGGACAAGGTCGAGTTGGCAGGGAAGATGCAATCGACGATCGGCGAGACCCTGGCACAGGAGCCGGGAATGAGTCAGACCTTCTTCGGTTCCGGGGCAAGTCGGCCGGTCATCCGCGGCCAGAGTTCGAGTCGTGTCCGTGTCCTCGAAGGCGGGTTGGGGGTAGGCGATGCTTCGGCCACCAGTCCGGACCATGCAGTCGCGAGCGACGCTCTGGTCGCAGATCAGATCGAGATTCTTCGGGGGCCGTCGACGCTGCTCTACGGGAGCACGGCCGTCGGTGGCGTGGTCAACGTGATAGACAGCCGGATTCCCGATCACGCCCCCAACCGTCCCCTGGGCGGGAGTATGCACGTGAGTCAAGGAACCGTGGCGGACGAAACGGCGGCGGCGGTCGCACTCGACGGCGGCTTCAATCAATTTGCCTGGCATATCGACACCCTCAATCGAGATGCAGGGGACTACTCCAGCGGCGACGGCCGCTTGCCCAACAGCGCCCGAGAGGCCACCGGCGCGACGCTGGGCATGTCGTGGGTCGGCGACGGGTCCTATGTCGGCGTGTCGGCTCGACGCTTCAATACGCTCTACGGGATTCCGGTCGAGCTGGAACCCGGAAGCCCGATTGAGATCGACCTCGAACAGACACGCTATGACCTTCGCGGCGATTTCCATGTCGATTGGGGGTTCATCGAGGAAGTACAGTTCACCGCAGGTAGTAACGACTACGAGCACAAGGAACTGGAGGGGAGCGAGATCGGGACCCGATTCCTGGTCGACAGCTCCGAGGGGCGGTTGGAGTTCCATCACCGCGAGACGGATGCGCTGACCGGGATCATCGGGGTACAGCTTTCCGACAAGGACCAGGTCGCCATCGGCGAAGAGGCGTTCCTCCCGCCATCCGAGACAAGTCAACGAGCGATCTTCGCTCTGGAACGACTCGACGGAGGCGCGGTTGATCTGGAGTTCGGTCTGCGCTTCGAGAACACCGAACTGAAAGCCACAGCCAACCCGGACCGTCGCTTCGACGGCCTCTCCGCATCCTTTGGTCTGCTCTGGCCGCCTAACGACGGCTTCGCGTTGGGGTTTTCGATCGCGCGCGCGGAGCGGGCGCCGACGGCCGAGGAGCTCTATTCCGACGGCGCCCACCTGGCGACGTTCTCTTACGAGGTTGGCGATCCGACCCTGGAACTAGAGACAAGCCTGGGGATCGATCTCAGCCTACGCAAACGCACCGGAAGGCTCACCGGGGAGTTGACGCTCTTCGCCAATCGTTACGACGGCTACGTCTTCGAGTCGCCGACGGGGCAGGTGATCGACACGTTGCCGGTCTTTCAGTTCAGCCAGGCCGACGCCGAATTCTACGGACTAGAGTTGGATCTGTTGATCGAATTGATGGAGGCCCGATCGAAACACGATCTGGACCTGCGTCTGTTTGGCGACATGGTGCGGGCCGAGTTGACCGACACGGGAATACCCCTTCCGTTCATCCCGGCATCCCGGGTCGGCCTTGGGCTGCAGTACACCGATGGTTCGTGGGATGGGGAATTTCAGATTCTCAGAACCTCCGATCAAGATCGAGTCCCGGGTTTCATCACGACGACCGACGGCTTTACGAGTATCGATGTCAGCGTCGGCCGTCGGATCATCCACGACGGCCTCGTTCACAAGCTCACGCTACGTGGCTCCAACCTCACCGACGAGCTGGCACGGGCGGCGACGTCCCGGGTAAAGGACCTCGTGCCGCTGCCCGGACGAGACGTACGGCTGACGTACACGTTGTTCTTCTAG
- a CDS encoding PhzF family phenazine biosynthesis protein, which yields MLYDFATLDVFTDQSFGGNPLAVLPDASGLTPQQMQSIAREFNYSETTFVLPAENENHTRKVRIFTPVVEIPFAGHPNVGTAVALARLELFGAAVPGQRVLFEEGAGVVSVTLRGKGTNIDAAEFIAPVINRFEEELAVDEVAKALGVASDKVVTKHHGPRVMGVGLRFLYVELSDLDALAASEAAPGPVTRISATRGLDGVFAYVRIANGSPGIQSRMYAPLHGVIEDPATGSANAGLANLLASLHDEKDATLKWDVAQGVEMGRPSRLHLTAERRDGEVAEVRVAGNAVIVCRGQIDVP from the coding sequence GTGCTTTACGATTTTGCGACCCTCGACGTCTTTACCGACCAGTCCTTCGGCGGCAACCCGCTGGCCGTCCTACCCGACGCTAGCGGTTTGACCCCTCAGCAGATGCAGTCCATCGCTCGCGAGTTCAACTACTCCGAGACGACGTTCGTGCTGCCGGCTGAGAACGAGAACCATACCCGCAAGGTGCGCATCTTCACGCCGGTCGTCGAGATTCCGTTCGCCGGCCACCCCAACGTCGGAACCGCCGTCGCGCTGGCGCGCCTGGAGCTGTTTGGCGCCGCCGTTCCGGGTCAGCGAGTCCTGTTCGAGGAAGGCGCCGGCGTCGTCTCGGTGACGTTGCGCGGCAAGGGAACCAATATCGATGCCGCAGAGTTCATTGCGCCGGTGATCAATCGATTTGAAGAGGAGTTGGCCGTTGACGAGGTGGCGAAGGCGCTTGGGGTTGCTAGCGACAAGGTCGTGACGAAGCACCACGGCCCACGGGTCATGGGCGTCGGGCTACGCTTCCTGTACGTCGAATTGTCGGATCTCGATGCGCTGGCGGCATCGGAAGCCGCACCGGGACCGGTGACCCGGATCTCCGCCACCCGTGGTCTCGACGGTGTCTTCGCGTACGTGCGTATTGCCAACGGCAGCCCCGGAATCCAGTCGAGGATGTATGCACCGCTTCATGGTGTCATCGAGGATCCTGCCACGGGATCTGCCAACGCGGGGTTGGCGAACCTTCTGGCCTCCCTGCACGATGAGAAGGACGCGACCCTCAAATGGGACGTCGCCCAGGGTGTCGAGATGGGTCGCCCCAGTCGTCTTCACCTGACGGCGGAGCGACGGGACGGCGAGGTCGCCGAGGTGCGGGTGGCCGGCAACGCCGTCATCGTCTGCCGTGGTCAAATCGACGTGCCCTGA
- a CDS encoding amidohydrolase, whose product MKLISAAIACILGSVCAWADPPPPVIDMHLHALDAAAQGPPPLAMCTPMTMPSWDPKEPYSDAYFRLFKKPDCDDPIWSPETNEALLQRTLAVMEARNVYGVLSGTPALVGQWTEEAPDRFLRGLGFQLDGDSPSPDELVSMHRDGSLDVLAEITTQYQGITPDDPRLEPYWSALERNDIPAGIHIGTGPPGVIYLGAENYRARMHSALTLEEVVVRHPKLRIYIMHAGYPLLDDLLAFLYAHPQVYVEVGVIVFTQPKAAFYRYLKGVFDAGFGKRVMFGSDQMVWPETIDRGIQVITEAPFLTEDQKRDLLFWNATRFLRLPEEQIKRMHGEESP is encoded by the coding sequence ATGAAACTGATTTCGGCGGCGATCGCTTGCATTCTCGGGTCTGTATGCGCCTGGGCGGATCCGCCGCCCCCTGTGATCGATATGCATCTGCACGCGCTAGACGCGGCAGCTCAGGGTCCGCCGCCGCTAGCAATGTGTACTCCGATGACGATGCCGTCCTGGGATCCGAAAGAACCGTACTCGGACGCGTATTTCCGCCTTTTCAAGAAACCCGATTGCGACGATCCGATCTGGTCTCCGGAAACGAACGAGGCACTCTTGCAGCGAACGCTTGCGGTCATGGAAGCGCGTAACGTATACGGAGTGTTGAGCGGTACTCCGGCCCTCGTGGGACAGTGGACGGAGGAGGCACCGGATCGTTTCTTGCGTGGACTGGGCTTCCAATTGGATGGGGATTCGCCGTCGCCGGACGAACTAGTTTCCATGCATCGGGACGGTTCGCTGGATGTGCTGGCCGAGATCACGACCCAGTATCAAGGAATCACCCCCGACGATCCGCGCCTGGAACCCTACTGGAGCGCTCTCGAGAGGAACGACATCCCGGCCGGCATCCACATCGGCACCGGCCCTCCCGGGGTGATTTATCTGGGGGCCGAAAACTACCGGGCGAGGATGCACAGTGCTCTGACCCTCGAGGAAGTCGTCGTCCGCCATCCGAAACTGCGCATTTACATCATGCACGCCGGATATCCGTTGCTCGATGACCTGTTGGCGTTCCTCTACGCACACCCACAGGTCTACGTCGAAGTCGGTGTCATCGTTTTCACGCAACCAAAAGCCGCCTTCTACCGTTATCTGAAGGGAGTCTTTGACGCCGGATTCGGCAAGCGAGTGATGTTCGGTTCCGACCAGATGGTCTGGCCGGAGACCATCGATCGTGGAATTCAGGTGATCACCGAGGCGCCCTTCCTAACGGAAGATCAGAAACGGGACCTGCTGTTCTGGAACGCGACGCGCTTCTTGCGGTTGCCCGAGGAGCAGATCAAGAGAATGCACGGAGAGGAGAGTCCATGA
- a CDS encoding aminotransferase class I/II-fold pyridoxal phosphate-dependent enzyme — MKLKKTGLGTSAVHAGEVRPGIGGAVSMPIFQSSTFENDGDAGYHDVRYIRLNNTPNHDVLHAKLAVLEGAEAALVAGSGMAAISTTLMTFLSSGDHVMHQHALYGGTHSFIQHDLKDFGIDHGDVDPTRQETWEAIRTDRTRVFYVETLSNPLMTVPDLQAVVDFCRQHGIVSVIDNTFASPVNFLPIPFGFDLVLHSCTKYMNGHTDIVAGSIAGSAEKIAAIKHKLDHLGGTLDPHACFLLHRGMKTLPLRMRHQNKSALEMARFLAEQERVIRVNHPGLPGSPDHERAKTYLHGTGGMLSFEVEGGAAAADRMFSRLQLPIVAPSLGGVETLVTRPVTTSHAGLSAAELERANISEGLVRVSVGIEDTEDLIADFRRALS; from the coding sequence GTGAAGCTAAAGAAGACTGGCCTCGGCACAAGCGCCGTACACGCCGGCGAAGTGCGTCCCGGAATCGGCGGTGCCGTGTCAATGCCGATTTTCCAATCATCCACCTTCGAAAACGACGGCGACGCCGGCTATCACGATGTCCGCTACATCCGTCTGAACAACACCCCAAACCACGATGTTCTCCACGCCAAACTGGCGGTTCTTGAGGGCGCCGAGGCAGCCCTCGTCGCCGGCAGCGGAATGGCCGCCATCTCCACCACGTTGATGACGTTCCTGTCTTCGGGCGACCATGTGATGCACCAGCATGCGCTCTACGGTGGGACCCACTCGTTCATCCAACACGACCTGAAGGACTTTGGCATCGACCACGGCGACGTCGATCCCACACGACAGGAGACCTGGGAGGCGATAAGAACCGATCGGACCCGAGTGTTCTACGTCGAGACGCTTTCCAACCCGTTGATGACGGTGCCGGACCTGCAGGCCGTCGTGGACTTCTGTAGGCAGCACGGCATCGTCTCGGTCATCGACAACACGTTTGCGAGTCCGGTGAATTTCCTGCCGATTCCCTTCGGCTTCGATCTGGTCCTACACTCCTGTACCAAATACATGAATGGGCATACCGATATCGTTGCGGGTTCGATAGCGGGCAGTGCCGAGAAGATCGCCGCGATCAAGCACAAGCTCGATCATCTGGGTGGGACCCTCGACCCCCACGCGTGTTTCCTCTTGCATCGCGGGATGAAGACGCTCCCGTTGCGCATGCGTCATCAGAACAAGAGCGCCCTCGAGATGGCCCGGTTTCTCGCCGAACAAGAGCGGGTCATCCGGGTCAACCACCCCGGTTTGCCTGGGTCACCGGACCATGAACGGGCCAAGACCTATCTCCACGGTACCGGCGGCATGTTGTCCTTCGAGGTTGAGGGTGGTGCGGCTGCGGCGGATCGGATGTTCTCCCGACTGCAGCTTCCCATCGTGGCGCCCAGTCTGGGCGGGGTCGAAACCCTGGTCACCCGTCCGGTGACCACGTCCCATGCCGGGCTTTCTGCCGCGGAGCTGGAGCGCGCCAACATCTCCGAGGGATTGGTGCGGGTGTCGGTCGGCATCGAGGATACCGAGGACCTGATCGCGGACTTTCGGCGCGCACTTTCGTAG